In Spodoptera frugiperda isolate SF20-4 chromosome 12, AGI-APGP_CSIRO_Sfru_2.0, whole genome shotgun sequence, a single window of DNA contains:
- the LOC118262535 gene encoding UPF0605 protein CG18335: MALDLVSIAQPHYIPGYTGHCPEYKYRIGNTYGSTTHKILLDPSVQHSERLVLSDRTADDFQIYRPPQTDIDVVNARFRNGDPVYKHPMIPGYEGFLPRLNNHFGQRYTVAATEALSEFQRVQLNQRAARNQLERVVDLQAGKGQPWDLVDRFSATAEFKLPLVTVRPECAGILRDVPMDEPKLSPASHSVSPYFMENGHPEKYIKKGFSGHVPYGFQRFGESSKKLTNSALCDFSSNYRRRQSTEWAPVNVVKPDPPLSINPTEIYHKHVGMLPNYAGHVPGCMFRFGKTYGNDTRDAKRWLRGDFTS, from the exons GTACACAGGCCACTGTCCCGAGTACAAGTACCGCATAGGCAACACCTATGGGTCCACCACTCACAAGATCCTCCTGGACCCCAGCGTGCAGCACTCCGAGAGGCTGGTACTGTCTGACAGAACTGCTGATGACTTCCAG ATCTACCGACCACCACAAACAGACATCGATGTGGTTAACGCAAGGTTTCGCAATGGGGATCCAGTATACAAGCATCCTATGATACCAGGATATGAAG GGTTCCTACCACGATTGAATAACCACTTTGGACAGCGGTACACAGTAGCTGCGACAGAAGCGCTGTCAGAATTTCAAAGGGTCCAACTCAACCAGAGAGCAGCTAGGAATCAGTTGGAAAGAGTGGTGGACTTGCAAGCCGGGAAAGGACAACCTTGGGACCTGGTTGATAGATTC TCCGCAACAGCCGAATTCAAGCTTCCACTAGTCACTGTGCGACCGGAATGTGCAGGAATATTACGTGACGTACCAATGGACGAACCAAAACTGTCACCAGCATCACATTCTGTTAGTCCATACTTCATGGAGAACGGACATCCTGAGAAATATATCAAGAAAG GATTTTCGGGTCACGTTCCGTACGGTTTCCAAAGATTTGGTGAGTCGTCGAAGAAACTCACAAACTCTGCACTTTGTGACTTTTCGTCTAACTACAGGCGAAGACAAAGTACTGAATGGGCACCAGTGAATGTAGTCAA GCCGGACCCGCCGCTATCAATTAACCCGACGGAGATCTACCACAAGCACGTCGGTATGCTGCCAAACTACGCCGGACACGTTCCTGGATGCATGTTCAG GTTTGGGAAAACCTACGGGAATGACACAAGAGACGCCAAACGGTGGCTTCGTGGAGATTTTACATCGTAA
- the LOC118262533 gene encoding elongator complex protein 3 — MAKKKLMPNLSKEEKMVMVISEIIQELLVAHRQGKDVNLNKMKTRISSKYGLGTSPRLVDIIAAVPAESKKILLPKLKAKPIRTASGIAVVAVMCKPHRCPHINFTGNICVYCPGGPDSDFEYSTQSYTGYEPTSMRAIRARYNPYLQTRHRVEQLKQLGHSVDKVEFIVMGGTFMSLPEDYRDYFIRNLHDALSGHTSTCVAEAVKYSEKAKTKCIGITIETRPDYCLQRHMSDMLNYGCTRLEIGVQSVYEDIARDTNRGHTVKAVCENFNLAKDAGYKIVAHMMPDLPNVDFERDVEQFIEFFENPAFRADGLKIYPTLVIRGTGLYELWKTGRYRSYPPSTLVDLIAKILALIPPWTRVYRVQRDIPMPLVTSGVEHGNLRELALARMADLGTDCRDVRTREVGIQEIHNRVRPYEVELIRRDYTANGGWETFLAYEDPDQDILVGLLRLRKCASDTYRPELKPGPDANFKQCSIVRELHVYGSVVPVNARDPTKFQHQGFGMLLMEEAERIAKEEHGSDKIAVISGVGTRNYYAKIGYHLEGPYMVKMLL, encoded by the exons atggcAAAAAAGAAACTTATGCCCAATCTTTCTAAAGAAGAGAAGATGGTGATGGTGATATCTGAGATAATACAAGAGTTGTTAGTGGCACATCGTCAGGGCAAAGATGTTAACCTCAACAAGATGAAAACGAGGATCTCTTCGAAGTATGGCTTGGGTACGTCGCCGAGGTTGGTGGATATAATCGCCGCAGTACCGGCTGAATCTAAGAAGATCCTACTACCGAAGTTGAAGGCGAAACCAATTCGTACTGCGTCAGGTATCGCCGTGGTCGCAGTGATGTGTAAACCACACAGATGTCCACACATAAACTTCACCGGTAACATTTGTGTATACTGTCCCGGAGGTCCAGACTCCGACTTTGAGTACTCTACACAAAGTTACACAGGATACGAGCCTACTTCCATGAGGGCGATCAGAGCCAGGTATAATCCGTACTTGCAGACGCGCCACAGAGTAGAACAGTTGAAACAACTCGGTCACAGTGTAGATAAAGTTGAGTTTATTGTGATGGGAGGCACTTTTATGAGTCTCCCTGAAGATTACAGAGACTATTTTATCAG GAATCTCCATGATGCTCTATCAGGCCACACATCTACTTGTGTAGCTGAAGCAGTGAAGTACTCGGAGAAAGCTAAAACCAAGTGCATTGGTATCACTATAGAGACCAGGCCAGACTACTGTCTGCAGAGACACATGAGTGATATGCTCAATTATGGCTGTACCAG GTTGGAAATTGGTGTGCAGTCAGTGTATGAGGACATTGCCAGAGACACAAACAGAGGACACACAGTTAAAGCTGTTTGTGAAAACTTCAACCTTGCTAAGGATGCTGGATACAAG ATTGTAGCACACATGATGCCAGACTTACCAAATGTGGACTTTGAGAGAGATGTGGAACAGTTTATTGAGTTCTTTGAGAACCCAGCGTTCAGAGCTGATGGCCTCAAGATATACCCCACACTGGTGATCCGAGGAACTGGTCTATATGAGCTGTGGAAGACTGGACGGTATAGGAgttaccctccttccactcttgTGGATCTGATCGCTAAGATATTGGCTCTGATTCCACCGTGGACTAGGGTTTACAG AGTACAAAGAGACATTCCTATGCCCCTGGTGACATCTGGTGTAGAACATGGTAACTTGAGGGAGCTGGCTCTCGCTCGCATGGCAGATCTGGGGACAGACTGCAGGGATGTCAGGACCAGGGAGGTCGGCATCCAGGAGATTCATAACCGAGTCAGGCCTTATGAG GTTGAACTAATAAGACGCGACTACACAGCGAATGGAGGGTGGGAGACATTCCTAGCATATGAGGATCCAGATCAGGACATATTGGTTGGTCTGCTGAGGCTCAGGAAGTGTGCCTCGGACACATACAGGCCGGAACTGAAGCCCGGACCTGATGCTAACTTTAAACAGTGCAGTATTGTTAGAGAGCTGCATGTTTATGGATCTGTAGTGCCA GTGAATGCAAGAGATCCAACGAAGTTTCAGCATCAAGGTTTTGGCATGTTGCTCATGGAGGAAGCAGAAAGGATAGCCAAGGAGGAACATGGCTCGGACAAGATAGCCGTGATCTCTGGAGTCGGTACCAGAAACTATTACGCGAAGATTGGATACCATCTCGAAGGACCTTACATGGTCAAAATGCTTCTGTGA
- the LOC118262534 gene encoding kynurenine aminotransferase isoform X1 — MNLNKLGQSLCTAARSQCGVELKHLNQAFKNTSRASSKMDDKFKLPARYGAGEKSVWVEYIQLAAEYKPKVNLGQGFPDYHAPHHVLKALSEIALSENPLLNQYTRGFGLPRLVQSLTKLYSPLVGQKIDPMNEILVTYGAYEALYAAILGHVDECDEVIVIEPFFDCYDFMIKAAGGEPRFIALAPKKTEGTITSADWVLDERELTSLFNERTKMIILNTPHNPIGKVFTKQELQLISDLCKKHNVLCLSDEVYEWMAYEPAQHIRIASLPGMWERTITVGSAGKAFSVTGWKTGWAYGPAALMKNLQVVHQNCVYTCCTPVQEAIARSMEYELARRDSPECYFKALARELMPKRDMLVDALKENGFNPTIPESGYFIVADWSKLATKIDLSQEPDKYKDYKFTKKFAKECGVLAIPPTAFYSAEHKHLGEDYVRFCFIKKDENLSLAGQLMSQWNIKKRK, encoded by the exons atgaatttaaataa GTTGGGGCAATCGTTGTGCACAGCTGCGCGGAGTCAGTGCGGTGTCGAGCTGAAGCATTTAAATCaagcatttaaaaatacaagcCGTGCTAGTAGTAAAATGGACGATAAATTCAAATTACCTGCGAGGTATGGGGCGGGTGAAAAAAGTGTTTG GGTTGAGTACATCCAGTTGGCAGCTGAATACAAGCCTAAAGTGAACTTGGGCCAAGGTTTCCCCGACTACCATGCACCACACCATGTCCTAAAGGCTTTGAGTGAAATTGCACTCAGTGAAAATCCATTGTTAAACCAATACACCAGGGGATTT GGCCTCCCTCGACTTGTGCAGAGTTTAACGAAGTTGTACTCTCCGCTTGTAGGTCAGAAAATCGACCCGATGAATGAGATCCTAGTCACATACGGTGCTTATGAAGCTCTATATGCTGCCATTTTAG GTCATGTGGACGAATGCGATGAAGTGATAGTGATAGAGCCTTTCTTCGACTGCTATGACTTCATGATCAAAGCTGCGGGAGGCGAGCCCAGGTTCATAGCGCTCGCTCCC AAAAAGACAGAAGGCACAATAACGTCAGCGGACTGGGTGCTGGATGAAAGGGAACTGACCAGCCTGTTCAACGAGCGTACCAAGATGATCATCCTGAACACCCCCCACAACCCCATCGGCAAGGTGTTCACCAAGCAGGAGCTGCAGCTGATCTCCGACCTGTGCAAGAAGCACAATGTCCTGTGCTTGTCCGATGAGGTCTACGAATGGATGGCCTATGAACCCGCTCAGCATATCAGGATTG CTTCACTGCCGGGCATGTGGGAGCGTACGATCACGGTGGGGTCTGCGGGCAAGGCGTTCTCGGTGACGGGCTGGAAGACCGGCTGGgcgtacgggccggccgcgctCATGAAGAACTTGCAGGTCGTGCACCAGAACTGCGTCTACACCTGCTGCACGCCTGTACAG gaAGCAATAGCCCGTTCCATGGAGTATGAGCTCGCCCGCCGCGACTCCCCCGAGTGCTACTTCAAGGCGCTGGCCCGGGAGCTGATGCCCAAACGGGACATGCTGGTGGACGCACTCAAGGAGAACGGCTTCAACCCCACCATACCAGAGTCCGGGTACTTCATCGTCGCTGATTGGAGCAAACTGG CAACCAAAATAGATCTTTCACAAGAGCCGGACAAGTACAAGGATTACAAGTTCACGAAGAAGTTCGCCAAAGAGTGCGGCGTGCTCGCCATACCGCCGACGGCGTTCTACTCGGCCGAACACAAGCATCTAGGAGAGGACTACGTCAGATTCTGCTTTAtcaag aaAGACGAAAACTTAAGCCTGGCCGGCCAACTTATGTCGCAATGGAACATCAAGAAGAGAAAGTAG
- the LOC118262534 gene encoding kynurenine aminotransferase isoform X2, with the protein MDDKFKLPARYGAGEKSVWVEYIQLAAEYKPKVNLGQGFPDYHAPHHVLKALSEIALSENPLLNQYTRGFGLPRLVQSLTKLYSPLVGQKIDPMNEILVTYGAYEALYAAILGHVDECDEVIVIEPFFDCYDFMIKAAGGEPRFIALAPKKTEGTITSADWVLDERELTSLFNERTKMIILNTPHNPIGKVFTKQELQLISDLCKKHNVLCLSDEVYEWMAYEPAQHIRIASLPGMWERTITVGSAGKAFSVTGWKTGWAYGPAALMKNLQVVHQNCVYTCCTPVQEAIARSMEYELARRDSPECYFKALARELMPKRDMLVDALKENGFNPTIPESGYFIVADWSKLATKIDLSQEPDKYKDYKFTKKFAKECGVLAIPPTAFYSAEHKHLGEDYVRFCFIKKDENLSLAGQLMSQWNIKKRK; encoded by the exons ATGGACGATAAATTCAAATTACCTGCGAGGTATGGGGCGGGTGAAAAAAGTGTTTG GGTTGAGTACATCCAGTTGGCAGCTGAATACAAGCCTAAAGTGAACTTGGGCCAAGGTTTCCCCGACTACCATGCACCACACCATGTCCTAAAGGCTTTGAGTGAAATTGCACTCAGTGAAAATCCATTGTTAAACCAATACACCAGGGGATTT GGCCTCCCTCGACTTGTGCAGAGTTTAACGAAGTTGTACTCTCCGCTTGTAGGTCAGAAAATCGACCCGATGAATGAGATCCTAGTCACATACGGTGCTTATGAAGCTCTATATGCTGCCATTTTAG GTCATGTGGACGAATGCGATGAAGTGATAGTGATAGAGCCTTTCTTCGACTGCTATGACTTCATGATCAAAGCTGCGGGAGGCGAGCCCAGGTTCATAGCGCTCGCTCCC AAAAAGACAGAAGGCACAATAACGTCAGCGGACTGGGTGCTGGATGAAAGGGAACTGACCAGCCTGTTCAACGAGCGTACCAAGATGATCATCCTGAACACCCCCCACAACCCCATCGGCAAGGTGTTCACCAAGCAGGAGCTGCAGCTGATCTCCGACCTGTGCAAGAAGCACAATGTCCTGTGCTTGTCCGATGAGGTCTACGAATGGATGGCCTATGAACCCGCTCAGCATATCAGGATTG CTTCACTGCCGGGCATGTGGGAGCGTACGATCACGGTGGGGTCTGCGGGCAAGGCGTTCTCGGTGACGGGCTGGAAGACCGGCTGGgcgtacgggccggccgcgctCATGAAGAACTTGCAGGTCGTGCACCAGAACTGCGTCTACACCTGCTGCACGCCTGTACAG gaAGCAATAGCCCGTTCCATGGAGTATGAGCTCGCCCGCCGCGACTCCCCCGAGTGCTACTTCAAGGCGCTGGCCCGGGAGCTGATGCCCAAACGGGACATGCTGGTGGACGCACTCAAGGAGAACGGCTTCAACCCCACCATACCAGAGTCCGGGTACTTCATCGTCGCTGATTGGAGCAAACTGG CAACCAAAATAGATCTTTCACAAGAGCCGGACAAGTACAAGGATTACAAGTTCACGAAGAAGTTCGCCAAAGAGTGCGGCGTGCTCGCCATACCGCCGACGGCGTTCTACTCGGCCGAACACAAGCATCTAGGAGAGGACTACGTCAGATTCTGCTTTAtcaag aaAGACGAAAACTTAAGCCTGGCCGGCCAACTTATGTCGCAATGGAACATCAAGAAGAGAAAGTAG